Proteins co-encoded in one Hyalangium ruber genomic window:
- a CDS encoding 4-alpha-glucanotransferase: MLPTGRLSGLLLPVFSLRSRTDFGIGNFGAMEGLFRWMNEARQKILMVLPLLPTAPGDSSPYATRSAFGLNPLFIDLHQVPEFQATGGEAALSEEHKRQLAEARAAHRVRYDLVFPLKDAAFARAFAHFEQKEWAARTPRAREFQAWREAQGEWLESYALFTAISEDQQRRAWWEWPEPLRTRQPDALRAEGTRMESRVRYHAWLQWLAEQQWNRVREQAKARGILLCGDEPFIIGQDSADTWAHPDILRRDARLGVPPDDFSATGQDWGLPYFDFAAMEKEDYRWLKARAVKAASYYDLRRVDHAVGYFRQWIRDEKTPTGRFIPPDEESHKRLGERHFRLLSENAGIIAEDLGVIPPFVRKILADLGLPGYRVMRWERDDATYRNPHQYPAVSLATTGTHDTEPMADWWEAARDDERAAVARAWPEFQGISATKEFTPEVHRVMLAAALNSNSNLCVLPWQDILGTRERINLPGTMSDSNWAYRITQDVERLLEDEQSRGAAERLAWLTASARR; this comes from the coding sequence ATGCTCCCTACCGGCCGCCTCTCCGGCCTTCTTCTGCCTGTCTTCTCCCTCCGCTCGCGCACCGACTTCGGCATTGGCAACTTCGGTGCCATGGAAGGCCTCTTCCGTTGGATGAACGAGGCCCGCCAGAAGATCCTCATGGTGCTGCCGCTGCTGCCCACCGCGCCGGGGGACTCCAGCCCCTACGCCACGCGCTCGGCGTTCGGCCTCAACCCGCTCTTCATCGACCTGCACCAGGTGCCGGAGTTCCAGGCCACCGGCGGCGAGGCGGCGCTGTCGGAGGAGCACAAGCGCCAGCTGGCCGAGGCGCGCGCGGCCCACCGGGTCCGCTATGACCTGGTGTTCCCGCTCAAGGACGCCGCGTTCGCCCGGGCCTTCGCGCACTTCGAGCAGAAGGAGTGGGCGGCCCGCACGCCGCGCGCCCGCGAGTTCCAGGCGTGGCGAGAGGCGCAGGGCGAGTGGCTGGAGAGCTACGCCCTGTTCACCGCCATCTCCGAGGACCAGCAGCGCCGCGCGTGGTGGGAGTGGCCCGAGCCGCTGCGCACCCGCCAGCCCGACGCCCTGCGCGCCGAGGGCACCCGGATGGAGAGCCGCGTGCGCTACCACGCGTGGCTACAGTGGCTGGCCGAGCAGCAGTGGAACCGCGTGCGCGAGCAGGCCAAGGCGCGCGGCATCCTCCTGTGCGGCGACGAGCCCTTCATCATCGGCCAGGACAGCGCGGACACCTGGGCGCACCCGGACATCCTCCGCAGGGATGCGCGCCTGGGCGTGCCGCCGGATGACTTCTCCGCCACCGGCCAGGACTGGGGCCTGCCCTACTTCGACTTCGCGGCGATGGAGAAGGAGGACTACCGCTGGCTCAAGGCGCGCGCGGTCAAGGCGGCCAGCTACTACGACTTGCGCCGGGTGGACCACGCGGTGGGTTACTTCCGCCAGTGGATCCGCGACGAGAAGACGCCCACCGGGCGCTTCATCCCTCCGGACGAGGAGAGCCACAAGCGCCTGGGCGAGCGGCACTTCCGCCTGCTCTCGGAGAACGCGGGCATCATCGCCGAGGACCTGGGCGTCATTCCTCCGTTCGTGCGCAAGATTCTGGCGGACCTGGGACTGCCCGGCTACCGGGTGATGCGCTGGGAGCGCGACGACGCCACCTACCGCAACCCGCACCAGTACCCGGCCGTGTCGCTGGCCACCACGGGCACCCACGACACCGAGCCGATGGCCGACTGGTGGGAGGCCGCGCGCGATGACGAGCGGGCCGCCGTGGCGCGCGCCTGGCCGGAGTTCCAGGGCATCAGCGCCACCAAGGAGTTCACCCCCGAGGTACACCGGGTGATGCTGGCCGCCGCGCTCAACTCCAACAGCAACCTGTGCGTGCTGCCGTGGCAGGACATCCTCGGCACGCGCGAGCGCATCAACCTGCCGGGCACCATGAGCGACAGCAACTGGGCCTACCGGATTACCCAGGACGTGGAGCGCCTGCTGGAGGATGAGCAGTCGCGCGGCGCGGCCGAGCGCCTGGCGTGGCTCACCGCCTCCGCCCGCCGCTGA
- a CDS encoding BamA/OMP85 family outer membrane protein, translating to MDVALFRHRLLPPLFLLALACACATAKPRPDAQEVDDLSIKGTDKVDDGDIKAKILTTETPWWEPLWPFDNGPSYYDPNAWQADLRRIERYYQSQGYYQAQVVSNEVKPSGKDQVALEATVTEGAPTTIGAVKVSGMEALPQDHQRRAQADLPLKEKAVFREEDWVGVKELIQGRLRELGYAEAEVGGEVQVDVGTHTATVDLQVKPGPRYKFGNVFVATDPDPKVAPRRIIEQAQGAVRKGDWFSESALAEAQARVFGMGVFGAVKVNRGAPDPEAVTVPVVVDVREAPLRSVRLGGGFGVDITRQEGRVLAEWTNRNIFGGLRRLTVRGRVGYAFLPSIYSTVSGDENAKSGVVFDATTEFEQPRFLFRDVRLQASVSGEKGLEQAYSFVGGRTRTGLIWQPHPDLSVFPSYNLEVYFLSGKVGTDAIIPPITLGCRERDLDDCTIALSYLETTVAWDRRDDSSEPRNGYYASLSLQGGGGPLFGDFNYVRVLPDLRYYHSFGLAQRLTLAGKVRLGTLIPFSRGEEEATSSIVTRFFSGGGNSMRGFNSRRLSPQVAVDPSDPTAGTVPVGGNSLVETSLEVRYRLTESLVVASFWDTGYVGQESLKPGFAARNELYHAVGLGLRYLTVVGPLRVDIARRLNIGPPLFVDSPGYTYPSSGSCFGLGGKKTTYAGAPEGLCTFQLSIGEAF from the coding sequence GTGGACGTGGCTCTCTTCCGACACCGGCTCCTGCCCCCCCTGTTCCTGCTGGCCCTGGCCTGCGCCTGCGCCACCGCCAAGCCCCGACCCGATGCGCAAGAGGTCGATGACCTATCGATAAAAGGCACCGACAAGGTCGACGACGGGGACATCAAGGCGAAGATCCTCACCACCGAGACGCCCTGGTGGGAGCCGCTCTGGCCCTTCGACAACGGGCCCTCCTATTACGACCCCAACGCGTGGCAGGCGGACCTGCGGCGCATCGAGCGCTACTACCAGTCGCAGGGCTACTACCAGGCCCAGGTCGTCTCGAATGAGGTGAAGCCCTCGGGCAAGGACCAGGTGGCGCTGGAGGCCACGGTGACCGAGGGCGCGCCCACGACCATCGGGGCCGTCAAGGTGTCCGGCATGGAGGCGCTGCCACAGGACCACCAGCGGCGCGCGCAGGCGGACCTGCCGCTCAAGGAGAAGGCCGTCTTCCGCGAGGAGGACTGGGTGGGCGTCAAGGAGCTCATCCAGGGGCGGCTGCGCGAGCTGGGCTACGCGGAGGCCGAGGTGGGTGGCGAGGTCCAGGTGGACGTGGGTACCCACACCGCCACGGTGGACCTGCAAGTCAAGCCGGGCCCGCGCTACAAGTTCGGCAACGTCTTCGTCGCCACCGACCCCGACCCGAAGGTGGCGCCCCGGCGCATCATCGAGCAGGCCCAGGGCGCGGTGCGCAAGGGCGACTGGTTCAGCGAGTCGGCGCTGGCCGAGGCCCAGGCGCGCGTGTTCGGCATGGGCGTGTTCGGCGCGGTGAAGGTCAACCGCGGCGCGCCCGACCCGGAGGCCGTCACGGTGCCGGTGGTGGTGGACGTGCGCGAGGCGCCGCTGCGCTCGGTCCGACTGGGCGGCGGCTTCGGCGTGGACATCACCCGCCAGGAAGGCCGCGTGCTGGCGGAGTGGACCAACCGCAACATCTTCGGCGGGCTGCGGCGGCTCACGGTGCGCGGGCGCGTTGGCTACGCCTTCCTGCCCTCCATCTATTCGACCGTCTCCGGGGACGAGAACGCCAAGAGCGGCGTGGTCTTCGACGCCACCACCGAGTTCGAGCAGCCGCGCTTCCTCTTCCGGGACGTGCGCCTGCAGGCCTCGGTGTCCGGCGAGAAGGGCCTGGAGCAGGCCTACTCCTTCGTCGGCGGGCGGACGCGCACCGGCCTCATCTGGCAGCCGCACCCGGACCTGTCCGTCTTCCCCTCCTACAACCTGGAGGTCTACTTCCTGTCGGGCAAGGTCGGCACGGATGCGATCATCCCTCCGATTACCCTCGGCTGCCGCGAGCGAGACCTGGACGACTGCACCATCGCGCTGAGCTACCTGGAGACCACGGTGGCGTGGGACCGGCGGGATGACAGCAGCGAGCCTCGCAACGGCTACTACGCCTCGCTCTCGCTGCAGGGCGGTGGCGGGCCGCTGTTTGGCGACTTCAACTACGTGCGCGTGCTGCCGGACCTGCGCTACTACCACTCCTTCGGGCTCGCGCAGCGGCTGACGCTGGCGGGCAAGGTGCGCCTGGGGACCCTGATCCCGTTCTCCCGGGGCGAGGAGGAGGCGACGAGCTCCATCGTCACCCGCTTCTTCTCCGGCGGCGGCAACTCCATGCGCGGCTTCAACAGCCGGCGCCTGTCGCCGCAGGTGGCCGTGGATCCATCGGACCCCACCGCCGGCACCGTGCCGGTGGGCGGCAACAGCCTCGTGGAGACTTCACTGGAGGTGCGCTACCGGCTGACCGAGAGTCTGGTGGTCGCCAGCTTCTGGGACACCGGGTACGTGGGCCAGGAGTCACTGAAGCCCGGCTTCGCGGCACGCAACGAGCTCTACCACGCGGTGGGGCTGGGCTTGCGCTACCTGACCGTGGTGGGCCCCCTGCGAGTGGACATCGCCCGACGGTTGAACATCGGCCCCCCCTTGTTCGTGGACAGCCCCGGATACACCTATCCTTCCTCCGGGAGCTGTTTCGGCCTGGGGGGCAAGAAGACGACCTATGCCGGGGCCCCTGAAGGGCTCTGCACCTTCCAACTGTCGATTGGAGAAGCGTTTTGA